One window of Nicotiana tomentosiformis chromosome 11, ASM39032v3, whole genome shotgun sequence genomic DNA carries:
- the LOC104087838 gene encoding bifunctional protein FolD 1, mitochondrial isoform X1 — MVGMRMIRRVVPLLSRPLSTTQIRNGSRIPKSSPPLVSLDLPDEWSSNFTHSDSPPPSPKYTDNATARIIDGISEAEQIRASIAVEVSRMKESTGKVPGLAVVLVGQRQDSLAYVRKKIMACHEVGFRFSLAELPESCTEEEICDALSNYNKDASIHGILVQLPLPQHFDEGKILNVLSLEKDVDGFHPLNIGNLAIQGREPLFIPCTPKGCIELLLRSDVEIAGKRAVVIGRSNIVGLPAFLLLQVIHLSHIAVNLLHSYKSNFLQISVPHEHCLQRHHATVSIVHAYSENPEMITREADILVAAAGVPNLVRGSWLKPGAVVLDVGINPIEDLESENGYRLIGDVCFDEAVKIASAITPVPGGVGPMTVAMLLQNTLEAAKRALHLT, encoded by the exons ATGGTAGGTATGAGAATGATTAGAAGAGTGGTTCCATTATTATCAAGACCTCTTAGTACGACTCAGATTCGAAATGGTTCGAGAATTCCTAAGTCATCTCCACCTCTTGTTTCACTTGACCTCCCCGATGAGTGGTCCTCCAATTTTACCCATTCTGATTCTCCTCCTCCTTCCCCAAAATACA CCGACAATGCGACTGCTAGAATAATTGATGGAATCTCTGAGGCCGAGCAAATTAGAGCAAGCATAGCCGTCGAAGTTAGCAGAATGAAGGAGTCAACAGGAAAGGTTCCTGGTTTGGCAGTAGTATTGGTGGGGCAAAGGCAAGACTCTCTTGCCTATGTCCGTAAAAAAATAATGGCTTGCCATGAGGTTGGGTTCAGGTTTTCACTTGCTGAACTCCCTGAGAGCTGTACAGAAGAGGAGATCTGTGATGCATTATCAAATTATAACAAGGATGCATCAATTCATGGTATTCTTGTGCAGCTTCCTTTGCCACAG CATTTTGACGAGGGAAAGATTCTGAATGTACTAAGCTTAGAAAAAGACGTTGATGGATTTCATCCACTAAACATTGGGAACTTAGCCATTCAGGGTAGAGAGCCATTGTTCATCCCGTGCACTCCGAAAGGCTGCATCGAGTTACTGCTCAGGTCTGATGTCGAAATAGCTGGCAAGAGAGCTGTAGTGATTGGGAGGAGCAACATCGTTGGACTACCTGCTTTTTTGTTGTTGCAGGTGATACATCTGTCGCACATAGCCGTCAATTTGTTGCACTCTTATAAATCCAACTTTTTACAAATATCTGTCCCACA TGAACATTGTTTGCAGAGGCACCATGCAACAGTAAGTATTGTGCATGCATATTCAGAGAACCCAGAAATGATTACCCGTGAAGCTGATATACTTGTTGCAGCAGCTGGAGTGCCTAATTTAGTCCGCGGTAGCTGGTTAAAGCCTGGAGCAGTTGTTCTTGACGTTGGAATAAACCCAATTGAG GACCTTGAGAGTGAAAATGGTTACCGTTTGATTGGAGATGTTTGCTTTGACGAAGCAGTCAAGATAGCTTCTGCAATAACCCCTGTGCCCGGAGGTGTAGGTCCTATGACAGTTGCAATGCTTCTTCAGAACACCCTTGAAGCCGCCAAACGTGCACTTCATCTTACTTGA
- the LOC104087838 gene encoding bifunctional protein FolD 1, mitochondrial isoform X2, with translation MVGMRMIRRVVPLLSRPLSTTQIRNGSRIPKSSPPLVSLDLPDEWSSNFTHSDSPPPSPKYTDNATARIIDGISEAEQIRASIAVEVSRMKESTGKVPGLAVVLVGQRQDSLAYVRKKIMACHEVGFRFSLAELPESCTEEEICDALSNYNKDASIHGILVQLPLPQHFDEGKILNVLSLEKDVDGFHPLNIGNLAIQGREPLFIPCTPKGCIELLLRSDVEIAGKRAVVIGRSNIVGLPAFLLLQRHHATVSIVHAYSENPEMITREADILVAAAGVPNLVRGSWLKPGAVVLDVGINPIEDLESENGYRLIGDVCFDEAVKIASAITPVPGGVGPMTVAMLLQNTLEAAKRALHLT, from the exons ATGGTAGGTATGAGAATGATTAGAAGAGTGGTTCCATTATTATCAAGACCTCTTAGTACGACTCAGATTCGAAATGGTTCGAGAATTCCTAAGTCATCTCCACCTCTTGTTTCACTTGACCTCCCCGATGAGTGGTCCTCCAATTTTACCCATTCTGATTCTCCTCCTCCTTCCCCAAAATACA CCGACAATGCGACTGCTAGAATAATTGATGGAATCTCTGAGGCCGAGCAAATTAGAGCAAGCATAGCCGTCGAAGTTAGCAGAATGAAGGAGTCAACAGGAAAGGTTCCTGGTTTGGCAGTAGTATTGGTGGGGCAAAGGCAAGACTCTCTTGCCTATGTCCGTAAAAAAATAATGGCTTGCCATGAGGTTGGGTTCAGGTTTTCACTTGCTGAACTCCCTGAGAGCTGTACAGAAGAGGAGATCTGTGATGCATTATCAAATTATAACAAGGATGCATCAATTCATGGTATTCTTGTGCAGCTTCCTTTGCCACAG CATTTTGACGAGGGAAAGATTCTGAATGTACTAAGCTTAGAAAAAGACGTTGATGGATTTCATCCACTAAACATTGGGAACTTAGCCATTCAGGGTAGAGAGCCATTGTTCATCCCGTGCACTCCGAAAGGCTGCATCGAGTTACTGCTCAGGTCTGATGTCGAAATAGCTGGCAAGAGAGCTGTAGTGATTGGGAGGAGCAACATCGTTGGACTACCTGCTTTTTTGTTGTTGCAG AGGCACCATGCAACAGTAAGTATTGTGCATGCATATTCAGAGAACCCAGAAATGATTACCCGTGAAGCTGATATACTTGTTGCAGCAGCTGGAGTGCCTAATTTAGTCCGCGGTAGCTGGTTAAAGCCTGGAGCAGTTGTTCTTGACGTTGGAATAAACCCAATTGAG GACCTTGAGAGTGAAAATGGTTACCGTTTGATTGGAGATGTTTGCTTTGACGAAGCAGTCAAGATAGCTTCTGCAATAACCCCTGTGCCCGGAGGTGTAGGTCCTATGACAGTTGCAATGCTTCTTCAGAACACCCTTGAAGCCGCCAAACGTGCACTTCATCTTACTTGA